From a region of the Candidatus Reconcilbacillus cellulovorans genome:
- a CDS encoding transcription elongation factor GreA, with product MSQEKEVLLTPEGLKKLEEELEHLKSVKRREVAERIKVAIGYGDLSENSEYEDAKNEQAFIEGRIMMLEKMLRNARIVNNEDVDADTVGIGSTVTLEDQETKETVEYTIVGSAESDPFQNRISNESPVGKALLGKKKGAVVDVPVPDGVLQYRILDIKR from the coding sequence ATGAGCCAGGAAAAAGAAGTTCTCCTGACCCCGGAGGGCTTAAAAAAACTGGAGGAAGAGCTGGAACACCTGAAATCCGTCAAACGGCGCGAGGTGGCCGAACGGATCAAGGTGGCGATCGGCTACGGCGACCTGAGCGAAAATTCCGAGTACGAGGACGCCAAGAACGAGCAGGCCTTCATCGAGGGCCGCATCATGATGCTGGAGAAGATGCTGCGCAACGCCCGGATCGTCAACAACGAGGATGTCGACGCCGACACCGTCGGCATCGGCTCCACGGTGACGTTGGAGGATCAAGAAACGAAGGAGACGGTCGAATATACGATCGTCGGCTCGGCGGAATCCGATCCGTTCCAGAACAGAATTTCAAACGAAAGTCCCGTCGGCAAGGCGCTGCTCGGCAAGAAGAAAGGAGCCGTCGTCGACGTGCCGGTTCCGGACGGGGTTCTTCAATATAGAATTTTGGACATCAAACGATGA